One window of Brevibacterium pigmentatum genomic DNA carries:
- a CDS encoding helix-turn-helix domain-containing protein, whose protein sequence is MAEVDGGLRTVSASAVAEVVRAVSRGTEFDRAAAAHRFGDHPDLIDAFSDLSATLARWKQKDRERSALLESASELIRVRDTKKLLQKLVDRARTLIGCDIAYLSQYYPDTDDLRVQASRGAISAKLKELRVPPGVGLAGQVVHDRAAHWTSNYDLTRLPHERRVDSAVKAEHMESLLGVPMVVDGEVLGALFAANRYSHDFTTDEITLLSALADHASVVLKTARLMGDLAEAARASAEAEESAAAQAGTLRRLVEVEEHLTQLVLQGQGVSAVINVISEMLDATVLVVDSGRLDSPSFPDDDDFFEQITVASADIHTALKHSRETGRSVQVTGDSQLYVASVAAHRRQHSGLFVRFNDHPAAGDANIVAQAAQSLALIRMNDQARADAENRVRGELAVDIIAGTRDLSELEARSRTSSFSLSGPWRLMTIQGDIDSVDRIGVRLVRVEPRILLTQRSPGTTILIPSAVHRERPTLNALFEASGAFDNSLIVISDTDYERTQLRTAEDEMWSCIRILNSLGIRQGVHLIEDFAPYTAMFGTAPEQVVTFMDRVLDPLRRWDRHHSAELLSTLREYFESGLNIRRTARQMSVHVNTVKQRLERADLVLGEEWRAPEQAFRLQVALRLDKLKSP, encoded by the coding sequence ATGGCAGAGGTTGATGGTGGTCTGAGAACTGTGTCGGCATCCGCTGTGGCCGAAGTCGTGAGGGCCGTCTCCCGCGGGACCGAGTTCGACCGAGCAGCTGCTGCCCACCGTTTCGGTGACCACCCCGATCTCATCGATGCCTTCTCCGACCTCTCGGCGACCCTGGCCCGCTGGAAGCAGAAGGACCGCGAGCGCTCAGCCCTGCTCGAAAGCGCCTCGGAACTCATCCGGGTCCGGGATACCAAGAAGCTTCTGCAGAAACTCGTCGACCGCGCCCGCACACTCATCGGATGCGACATCGCCTATCTGTCCCAGTACTATCCGGACACCGATGATCTGCGCGTCCAGGCGAGTCGAGGAGCGATATCGGCCAAGCTCAAGGAGCTTCGAGTACCTCCGGGGGTCGGCCTCGCGGGCCAGGTGGTGCACGACCGCGCGGCACATTGGACTTCGAACTACGACCTCACTCGCCTGCCCCACGAACGACGCGTCGACTCCGCAGTGAAAGCCGAACACATGGAGTCGCTTCTTGGTGTGCCGATGGTCGTCGACGGTGAAGTGCTCGGTGCACTCTTCGCCGCCAACCGTTACTCACATGACTTCACGACTGACGAGATCACTCTGCTGTCGGCTCTTGCTGACCACGCCTCCGTGGTGTTGAAGACAGCGCGTCTGATGGGAGATCTCGCAGAGGCGGCTCGAGCCTCTGCGGAAGCCGAGGAGTCGGCGGCAGCTCAGGCGGGGACCCTCCGACGACTCGTCGAAGTCGAGGAGCATCTGACGCAGCTCGTCCTGCAGGGTCAAGGCGTCTCGGCCGTCATCAACGTCATCTCCGAAATGCTCGACGCGACTGTGCTCGTCGTCGACAGCGGACGCCTCGACTCTCCGAGCTTCCCCGACGACGATGACTTCTTTGAGCAAATCACAGTGGCAAGCGCTGATATACACACAGCGCTGAAACACAGCCGCGAGACGGGGCGAAGCGTGCAAGTCACAGGAGACAGTCAGCTGTATGTCGCCTCGGTGGCTGCCCATCGCCGTCAGCACAGCGGACTGTTCGTCCGCTTCAACGATCATCCCGCGGCCGGCGATGCGAATATCGTCGCTCAGGCAGCGCAATCACTGGCTCTCATCCGAATGAACGATCAAGCCCGGGCCGATGCCGAGAATCGGGTCCGAGGAGAACTCGCCGTCGATATCATTGCCGGCACACGGGACCTCAGCGAACTCGAGGCCCGATCGCGAACCAGCAGCTTCAGTCTCTCCGGCCCCTGGAGGCTGATGACCATTCAAGGTGATATCGACAGCGTCGACCGGATCGGAGTGCGACTCGTCCGCGTCGAACCACGCATTCTGCTGACTCAGCGATCCCCGGGGACCACGATTCTCATCCCCAGTGCCGTGCATCGCGAAAGGCCGACCCTCAATGCCCTGTTCGAGGCGTCAGGTGCCTTCGACAATTCGCTGATCGTCATCTCCGACACCGACTATGAACGCACCCAACTGCGCACCGCCGAGGACGAGATGTGGTCGTGCATCCGCATCCTCAACTCGCTCGGCATCCGCCAGGGAGTACATCTGATCGAAGACTTCGCTCCTTACACTGCGATGTTCGGCACTGCGCCGGAGCAGGTGGTCACGTTCATGGATCGGGTGCTCGACCCATTGCGCCGCTGGGATCGGCATCATTCGGCCGAACTCCTCTCGACACTGCGGGAGTACTTCGAGTCGGGACTTAACATCCGCAGAACGGCCAGACAGATGTCTGTCCACGTCAACACCGTCAAGCAACGTCTGGAGAGAGCAGATCTGGTGCTGGGTGAGGAATGGAGGGCCCCGGAGCAGGCGTTCCGCCTTCAAGTCGCCCTGCGCCTGGACAAGCTGAAGTCGCCCTAG
- a CDS encoding hydroxymethylglutaryl-CoA reductase, degradative → MAETSRIADFRNMPVDERRTAVADVLGTDVDLFSQVNSDSFGPDDAANLSENVFGVFSLPLGVATNFTINGTDVLVPMATEEASVIAAASNAARIARPQGGFSTSSTEPVMQAQIQLINVADPHAARTRILERQAEIIDLANDQDPKLVEVGGGVKGLEVRLVEARTATYVLVHLLVDVRDAMGANAVNTMAEAVSGTVAAIAEGDALLRILTNKADRRLSRARAVFDRDLLGGDEVIDNILHAYELAAADPYRAATHNKGIMNGISAVVLATGNDTRAVEAGAHSHAVVDGRYSSLSTFEKNADGDLVGTLEMPIPVGLVGGATRVHPAARAALQIAEVSTAQDLAEMVVAAGLAQNLAALRVLATEGVQRGHMSLHAKNLAASAGATAEETTIIVNRLIEEKAFRFDRVQSILDELRSGGSQ, encoded by the coding sequence ATGGCAGAGACCAGCCGAATTGCCGACTTCCGGAATATGCCGGTCGACGAGCGCAGGACAGCCGTCGCGGATGTGCTCGGAACTGACGTCGATCTGTTCTCCCAGGTCAATTCGGACTCCTTCGGCCCGGACGACGCCGCCAACCTCAGCGAGAACGTCTTCGGTGTGTTCTCCCTGCCACTCGGCGTGGCCACCAACTTCACTATCAACGGCACCGACGTGCTCGTTCCCATGGCAACCGAAGAAGCCTCGGTCATCGCCGCCGCCAGCAATGCGGCCCGGATCGCTCGCCCCCAGGGCGGGTTCTCCACCAGTTCGACCGAACCCGTCATGCAGGCGCAGATCCAGCTCATCAACGTTGCCGATCCACATGCCGCGCGTACACGGATCCTTGAACGCCAAGCAGAGATCATCGACCTGGCGAACGATCAGGACCCCAAGCTCGTCGAGGTCGGCGGCGGGGTCAAGGGCCTTGAGGTCCGTCTCGTCGAAGCGAGGACAGCGACCTATGTTCTCGTTCACCTCCTCGTCGACGTCCGAGACGCGATGGGGGCGAACGCCGTCAATACCATGGCGGAAGCCGTCTCCGGGACCGTGGCGGCCATCGCCGAAGGCGACGCGCTGCTGCGCATCCTCACCAACAAGGCCGACCGTCGCCTGTCCCGCGCACGCGCAGTCTTCGACAGAGACCTGCTCGGCGGGGACGAGGTCATCGACAACATCCTCCATGCCTACGAGCTCGCGGCTGCCGATCCCTATCGGGCGGCCACGCACAACAAAGGCATCATGAACGGCATCTCGGCGGTCGTCCTCGCTACCGGAAACGATACTCGCGCGGTCGAAGCGGGAGCTCATTCCCACGCGGTTGTCGATGGCCGCTACTCCTCCCTGTCGACATTCGAGAAGAATGCCGATGGCGACCTGGTCGGCACCCTCGAGATGCCGATACCCGTCGGACTCGTCGGCGGAGCCACCAGGGTTCATCCTGCTGCACGCGCCGCTCTGCAGATCGCGGAGGTCTCGACCGCCCAAGATCTCGCCGAAATGGTCGTCGCCGCCGGCTTGGCTCAGAACCTCGCCGCCCTGCGGGTCCTCGCCACCGAAGGCGTTCAGCGCGGACACATGTCCCTGCATGCGAAGAACCTCGCCGCGTCTGCCGGAGCGACAGCCGAGGAGACCACGATCATCGTCAATCGACTGATTGAGGAGAAGGCCTTCCGGTTCGATCGTGTGCAGTCCATCCTCGATGAGCTCAGGTCGGGAGGTTCGCAGTGA